A segment of the Branchiostoma floridae strain S238N-H82 chromosome 10, Bfl_VNyyK, whole genome shotgun sequence genome:
CAGATGGGTTAGTCCATTTATGCGATGTTTGTGGATTGGGGGTAAAGTATTAAAGTACAGTTGTCGAAAAGGGAAAAAGAATGTCACCCTTTATCAATTTGACAATAAACGACGTTTCCACCAGATAATTGTCATAAAGTTTCATGATACGTGTTTATTAACGTCTTTGTCTTATCTGAGGTCCTATCCTATCCTATCCTATCCTATCCTATCCTATCCTATCCTATCCTATCCTATCCTATCCTATCCTATCCTATCCTATCCTATCCTatcctgtcctgtcctgtcctgtcctgtcctgttTCGTTCTaaactattctattctattctattctattctattctattctattctattctattctattctattctattctattctattctattctattctattttactctattctattctattccattccattctatccttttctattctattctattcttctCTGTTCTATGGTCTTCTACCCTACTCTACTGTACTTAACATACCCTACACTTTCCTACTCTACTATACTACACTATACTCTCCCATGCTCTATAGTATATATACTTTGAATGTGTGACATTTGAGTTATATGACCGATCtatatttgtatgtgtttcAGGAAGGTCATAGACTATTGTAGACTTTTTTAATGAAGGGTACTCAGATCAGTTATGTTGATCAGAGGACGACGTGTAAGTTCGCACACATGTACGAATTTTTCAATCCAACTGGCCCAACATCCCGGACAACACTTACGAGTGTGTCCCTGCCAGTCAAACGACATAGTATTAATTTCTTCTCACGACCTCTGACTTGTGCTCGTCCCTCACGGGGTTTGTCAGCTGTCACGAGTCGGGCAGCGCGCCCCGCCCACGGTGTAAACCATCGCCCCGCCCCGCCTCTAGTACTGTCCTGACTGCCATATGTGCTGCGGTCACAGTTGGACATGTATCATTCACAGTGAGCCAGCTAACTACGACAGACACCAGTTTCTTTACCAACAGTGCGTATGTTCTTGACTGCACTCTTATGCTGTAAAACAGTTGTGAGTACCCAGCTTTTGAGTGCCGTGACCCGGTACAGGGCCGATAGTTGTTGAAGAAAGCTTCTGTCATCCGCCTGACGTTGTTGACGGTGAGTACATGACAGTATTGCCTGGATGAGACCCTAGCCGTGGTATCTACAAAACAAGATTACCCCTGCCAAAAAGGATTTACAACAGAGCTGGTAGACTCTTGTTCTGCAGTGTAGTGCTCACGGTGTCTGTCGGACACACGAGACCACCGACCGCTACGACACCGTCAGACGGGCCTAGGTGCGTACCTACCGCCGAGGGCAGACAGCGAAGTGCACGCTGGATTAAGCTTGTTCGGGAATAGACACTGTTGTTGCACACGCGTCGAGTACAATTTATAGCAGGGCAACGGGTCATTTCCTAATTTTACGCTGGACATTCCAGACCGTCGACGCGCGGCTGTGGCTTTAGATTTGCGGCGCGACCTGAGTCATCCAGGCGGCATCCGGACGACGTCAGCCCCGCCGGCACGGCATCAGCTCTTCGGTGATGACGACAAGTCCTCTTTGTCTTTCATAAAATAGTTCACGTATATGTAGGACAGTGTCCTAACTCGTCAGAATTTGTCTACGTGACTTGAAATACGTTCTGCTTTCATTTATGGCGCTGCAAAGCAAGTGGAAGACAACCTAGTTCAGAGGGActtcctgaaaaaaatttgaCAGGTTGCGGTTCCGCTTGAAGAGGAAATCACCCATTACAGTTCAGAGCATTTCTTCATCTAGGGTGCAACTCCAAACACGGACATTGTACGTAGTATAATTCGGAGCTTCTAGGAAACGATCTTTCGCTCTTGTGAGTCTTCAGTTTCTGTGTCTGACACCCAAGACCGTCGCTATGGCAACGGCAAGATCACCAATAGAGGTGCTCCTAACAGAGGACAAACTCCAGGACTTTCAGAGGAAAGCGGCGATGTCCACCGAGGACGAGGAGGACAATGACTCGGGCAGTGAGAGTTCCACGTCGTTGCACTCGTTCGGTCGGCACGGTGCCGAGAAGAGGCCGCAGAGGAGGAAGAAACCCAAGCTAACAGGAGTCAGCAAACAGAGACAGCAGGCAAACGCACGGGAGAGAGACAGGACGCACTCCGTCAATACAGGTAAGATGTCATCTACACGGAAAATGTTTATTATTATCTGTACAAATTTTGCCAGCAGGGGACGGACTACCAAATGTTCCTATTCACTTTTCCCCTAGAAAATATATACTAGTGGAATCGAGCATCACAGCATACAACTGCATACACGCCGTAAACTATAggagtcttgatttttttgtggaGAGATATGGACGAAACGTCGCCACTGTCAGAGAGCTATTTTCTAGAATATCCGGGCACTTTTGTTGGTCTGTCCCTAGCTGACTGTTTTCCCCTTCCTTCCCCCTTTAGTTGACTCTGAGAGCAATCGCGAGAAAGCCCGGACTCAGAATTTGAACACAGGTAAAGCACATAACTTGCATGTGGACAATATTGTATACCAGTTCTTCTAACAAAATTTTACGAAGACGTAACATACTGTACTATACTATACATGCACTATACTTAAAATTATGTACTATGCTATACTAGACGTATAGGAACTTTTGTGTAAGAGTTACCTGTCCTATGTTTCATGAATTTGTAACGAACGATTGATAACAGTGATAATCCATAATCGATTTAATGATTGTTTGATGGGTAAAAAGATTGATTTATTGACGTTAGAACCACAGAGACGTTGACTAACCCTGAGACTATTgtaacacccccaccccctcccaccCAGCCTTCACCACCCTGAGAACGATGATCCCCACCGAGCCTGCCGACAGGAAACTCTCCAAGATCGAGACTCTCAGATTGGCGACGTCTTACATCAGGTGCGTACAAAATAGTACACCGATTTTGTCCTTGAACGCTGATTCTAAAGAACTCGTAACGTTTGTTGAAATCTCTATTTCATATAGGAACATACAGCGTTACGTATATCAAAGGTGGAAACACACTTCCTCAGTGTAACAGTGAACTTATTGAGATTCATGTACTTAGCTTGTCATGTCTTCTGATACATTCCCTTCTTTCCCATGTATACGTTCTTTTCAACATATCTATGCTTCAATACCATAACATGCATGCTGATTGCTATCCCCTtagcaacttttggaccaaaataAGTAGCAGATTTACAATTATTATAATGGTTGCCGTTTTGGTGTCAAGATGGAAACTTTCTGAGAAAGACTAGACGATCTTTAGATTCTGCTGTTATGAATATTGATGTTCACTTCATTCTGTGTTTATGGATTAGTGTAATAGATATTGCGATTGCGTTCTCGTTTCCCCAGTCACCTGGCCACGGTCCTGATGTATGGAGACGGGTGTCTAGAGGCGCAGCCGTGTCTGAGAAGACAACAGTACCTACATCCGGGCACTGAGAACAAACCAACCCCTATCTGTACCTTCTGTTTGGCGCACAAAAAGAACACGGTAAGTTTTTCTGTATATCTATTTTACTAATGACACATTGTGGATTGACTTGAGTATTCGTAAATTGCTATGGGAGGCTCAAAAATAAATCCCAAAAATGTTCGTCCCTGGGTGGGCTCGAACCACCAACCTTTCGGTTAACAGCCGAACGCGCTAACCGATTGCGCCACAGAGACATCGATAACACTGAAAGTTTTCAGAAAGCTTCCGAAGTTTAACATAAATATTGATGCCAAATTTTTAATCTACGAGGGATCATTTATGTTTGAGACAAGTTCTAAGACAAGACATAAAACAATTATTCATGTAATCTTCCAAGCAAATAGTATACAAATCTTGTTATGGTAGATAGCTCACGCATTATGTGGTACCTGCACTGATATTAAAACTTACCTTTGGTAGTATTTGTACACTCAAAGTGGCACACATAACTTTTATTCAGACACAATTTATCATTCTAAAACTAAGGTGAAATATGGCTGCTACAATTAGAAACGCGGTGTCATATCAAACAATGAAAATCTGGAGAATCATAGCGACTTCAAAACTTCTTGAGTCGATAGTGCCCACCCACTACATGGTGTTGCTTAGACGTGATACATGTAGTGAAGGCTACTGTTGTGTAAATCTTCTGCCTCCAGAAATAAACTGTCCCTAAATCCCCAAACAAACCCTTTCCCATCAGTActgatgcccctactgtgtatttttctttccaCCGCGAACAACCGACTCTTCGACTCTAAGTATGTTGGTAAATGTTTACCTCCTGAGTCACCTCCAATGTCACGAGTGTGTGCTGGGACGGCCAAACAGGCACTTCCCAGCCTTTTCCCTCTGCTTATCCCgcgaaaaaataacaacagatcGTCCGCAATGATtgatgtcaaaggtcagccgACACTGATGACTTCCATATTGTCGCGACACGGCTCGTGTAAACTTCGGCGGGCTTCATGTGTCGTCGGTTCGGCTTTCATCGGAGGATAATCGGGCGGACAGGTCGCCACGTGTGGTGCGCAGGTGTCAGGGACCATGACAACTCTGTCCGGGGAAATATTTTCTAAGGTCCGTTTTATGTTTCCCGCCTCGTAAAGTTCACTGTACCTTATTTCTTGGTACAGAATAGGGGATATTCGGCTTGATATGTGATTTTCGGTTTAGTGGCCTACCATGTTCAGTCAAATTTGTTCATACAATACCAGACGAATTCGAAAGTGTGTTTGGACACCACTTTTGTTATACTTTATTTTAGAAAATCCACATGCTGATTTCACATTGAACCTCTACCTTTCGAGTTTTGAAACTTCGCGAACTAGAGCAAAGGctctatatatagatatacaaaatactagtataactTTCTGGTATGACGTTGCATATGCGCATATCAAAGGCTAGATGCTGTCCTTATACGGTGTACAGTCGGGGAAGAATACAGCAAAGGCTGTTAGGGCGTGGCCTGTACATAATATACACGCTTCAACATCGTCagtcaaaatattgaaaaacaacaactctacAACCATTTCTTATCTGTTGGTTGTCTTTTTATGTGAAACTTAAGAATACATATGTTTCATCACAAGTCATTTTCTTGTATCAAAAGGCTTTGCTGCCGATTTTTTCAGGTGAACCCCATGACAGGTGCATCATTGAGAATGTCAGTAAAGAAAACTGTACTATCTGGGAGGTGTCAACACCTGACAAGTGTTGATAGTGTTCCCCACTAAACCCTTGCTAACATCACACCTTCCCAGCGATAACATCGAACAAGTCTTGAGTGAAATGGACCTTATTTTCATTGGAAACTCTCGCCCGAAATAAACGCGTCGCTAACGGGGTAAGATAACATTTATGGAGAGCCCCAAAATGTGTAACATGTCAGCTTAGATTCCTGCTTGTCCAAAACGCCGTCACTGAAAGTATGAAGGAAAAAACCTTGACTGAAAATTGCTGAATAATTTCAAGGACAGAGTTGATATAAGACCGCATCCAATTTATTACGAACCAAGAAAAAat
Coding sequences within it:
- the LOC118424513 gene encoding transcription factor 15-like isoform X1; its protein translation is MATARSPIEVLLTEDKLQDFQRKAAMSTEDEEDNDSGSESSTSLHSFGRHGAEKRPQRRKKPKLTGVSKQRQQANARERDRTHSVNTVDSESNREKARTQNLNTAFTTLRTMIPTEPADRKLSKIETLRLATSYISHLATVLMYGDGCLEAQPCLRRQQYLHPGTENKPTPICTFCLAHKKNTGKCDRERPVFPPGMREVMQGYFQS
- the LOC118424513 gene encoding transcription factor 15-like isoform X2, encoding MATARSPIEVLLTEDKLQDFQRKAAMSTEDEEDNDSGSESSTSLHSFGRHGAEKRPQRRKKPKLTGVSKQRQQANARERDRTHSVNTAFTTLRTMIPTEPADRKLSKIETLRLATSYISHLATVLMYGDGCLEAQPCLRRQQYLHPGTENKPTPICTFCLAHKKNTGKCDRERPVFPPGMREVMQGYFQS